From the genome of uncultured Methanobrevibacter sp.:
TAATACCTTTAACTAAATATTAATAGGTAATTTAATAATTGTAGGTTTTTATCATGGATATTACTCACAAGCATATTGATGAAATTTTTGAATATGATGGTAGCCAAATTAATCCTTCATGGGCTTTTCAAGAATTCGGAATATATGGATCATCAATTGTAACTTGGATTGGTCCTGTAAATATTACTCCGGATAATTTAAAGGATTTTGCTGATGTGGGTCTTGAAATCAAATCTAATTATATGGTCAATTTTATTTGTGAGTTCTTTGACCAACAACCCCCGAATATGAGGGTTGCTTATTTAAGACAAAGATTATTGGTGATGATTTTTAGAGAAATCTTAACTGAATATGGAATTCAAACAAAAAGGGAAGGTGATGATATATTTGTTGATGGTGGAAAACTCTCTATCTCAATAGCAAGCATTTCCTTAAGCTCTGCAAAAATACACTTTGCCCTTAACTTGGAGGATAAAGGAACTCCAAGTGATGTTGAAACAATTGGTCTTTATGATATTAAAGTTAATGGTGAACAAGTATTCAATCAAAATAATTTATTGGATTTAATTAATAAAACTGTAAAAAATTTTATTAATGAATTAAAAACAATTGAAAACGATATAAGTAAAACTAAGGTGTTAGGATGAAAATTTTAATAAATGGTATTCAATCAAATTTAAGATTTTCTTCTGCCCATGTAATTCCGGGCCATGAATCCTGCGGATTTATTCATGGTCATTCATATTTTGTTGATATTGAAATTGAAGGTGAAAGGGCAGGAAAATTCGAGTTTGTAGTTGATTTTAAAGATGTTAAAGATTATACTAAGGCAATTTGTGACGAACTGGACCACAGATTGTTGATTCCTGTTTACAATGATTTGATAGAATTTAAGGAATTTGATAAGAATAAAGATTCAATTTTTGATTTAAAAGAACAAAATTCTGTTAGATTTAAAATAGATGGTAAAGGTTATTCTGTTCCTGCAGTTGACTGTGTATTTTTACCATTGCCCTATACTTCAGCTGAAGAATTGTCTAAATTTTTTGCAGAAACTTTGGCTAAAAAATTATCCGAAACTTATGACAATTTGGAATACGTTTCAGTTTGTGTAAATGAAGGAATCGGTCAGGGAGCGATGTACAGGAAAGATTTATGATGAAAGCTCCAATTATTGAGATTTTTTCATCCTTTCAGGGTGAAGGATTATTGATAGGTGAAAGACAAATATTTGTTAGATTTGCGGGATGCAATCTAAACTGCAATTATTGCGACACCAATGATAGTAAATCTGAAAAATCAGGTAGGTTAATGACACCTCAGAGTGTAACTGATGAAATAAATAAATTATTAACTCCTGATTGCAGAAGCATTTCATTTACTGGAGGTGAACCTAGTCTGTATCCAGACTTCATTAATGAAGTTTCAAAATTAACGGATTTGAAGATAATGCTTGAAACTAACGGTACTTTGCCGGATAATATTGATTCAATCGAAAAATTGGACATGGTTTCATTGGATATTAAATTGCCTGAGCATTTTGATGGTGATTTTGATGATGAAATTTTTTTCAATGAAATTAAATCACTAAATTTATTAATGGCGAAGTCTAAAAATGTATATTGTAAAGTAGTTATATTGCCTTCAACAAAAATAAAATCATTTAAAGAGGTAATCAAAAAATTATCCGATAATATTTCAAGCAAAAGTGATCTTCAAATAATTATCCAACCTTCTAGTCCATTAAACGAATGGAAGGACCTTAATTTTAAATTATTTGAGTTTTCAGAGATTGTTGGGCAATATTTTGAAGTTTCCACCATCCCTCAAATTCATAAAATTCTGGATATTGAGTAATTTTGTTTTTAATTGTGTGATTTTATTTTTAAAAAGTGATATAATTATAGTAGAGGTGTGAAAATGAAAGATAAAACATCCATTAACAGAAAATCAAACACAGGCGCAATCGAACGTGAAACTAAAGTTCATGATAAAGAAGGAGACATCATGGCTATTGCATCAAGAGATGTAATTTCTATTCCTCCTTCAAAAAGTATCAAAGATACTGCTAAAGTAATGATGGAACATGAATTTAGAAGATTACCAATTACCGACCCTGGTTCTGGTAAAGTGTTAGGTATTGTAACAGTAATGGATATATTAGACTTCTTTGGTGGAGGAAGTAAATTTAACATTATTGAGAAAAAATATGAAGACAACTTCTTAGCAGCTATCAATGAACCTGTAAGAGAAATCATGACTCGTGACGTAGTTTCATTATCTAAAAAAGCTTCAATTGGCGAAACTATTGAAACAATGTTATCTAATCAGTTAGGTGCTATTCCTCTTGTTGATGGTGATGATAAACTTGTCGGTATTGTAACTGAAAGGGATATTGCATTATCCTTGGCTGGTGTGGCTTCTAGAGAAACCGCACAGGATTACATGAGTACTAAAGTATTCACTACCACTCCTGGAACTCCTCTTGAAAGTGCATGTAAAATCATGGTAAGAAACGGTTTAAGAAGAATTCCGGTTGTCGGTGGAGAAGCTGATATATCTAAAGCAGCTAAAAAATTATTAGGTATTATTACTTCTACCGACATTATTAGATTCTTAAATGCAAAAGAATTATTCGATAATTTAAATTCCAATTTGGCTACTGATGTTTTAGAAACAGTAATTTCAGAAATAATGGTCACTGAACCAATCACAATTGAACCAAACATGACTATTGGTGAATTGTGTGAATTATTCGCTGAAAAGAATATTGGTGGTGTTCCAGTAGTTAAAGATGATAAAGTAATGGGAATTATCACTGAAAGAGACATTTTAAGAGCAGTTAAAAGATATTAAACATTTTAAAGGAGATGATAATATGCAAATTAAGAATTTGATGTCTGAGGATATAATTACTATAGATAAAGATCAAAATCTTTCTGATGCATTAAAATTATTACGTAAACATAATGTATCTCGTTTACCTGTAACCAATAACAAGCAATTAGTAGGTATTATCTCAGAAAGAGACATCGCTAATAAACTTGGTTCATCAAAATATGAGAGTATGCCTGCATCAAGACTTCATATTTCATCTGTAATGGTTAAAGATGTTATTACAGTTCCTCAAACAATGCAATTGGATGAAGTAGCAAGAATAATGTTGGATAAAGGTATTGGTTCTGTTCCAGTTACGGATGAAGATAAAATGGTTGGAATAGTATCAAAAGCAGACTTTGTTACCCTTGCCGTTGGAATTGCATTTGATAAGATTACTGTAAAAGAAATAATGTCTAAAGAGTTAACAGTTGTATCTCCAACTGAAAGAATTGTTCATGCAAGAAGACAAATGCTTGAAACTAATGTTGGAAGGTTACCTGTTGTAGATGATGATGCACTTGTTGGAATGATTACATCTAAAGATTTAATGAGAGCTTTCATTGACTTTAGGAAAAAAGTTCCGGAAAAATATCAGAAATCTCAAATTAAAGAACTTTTAGTTGAAGACATAATGTCTATAAATCCAACTTTTGTCTCAAAAGACATGTCTATAACTGAAGTATCCAACATCATCATGGAAACTGGATTCAATGGTTTGCCAGTTGTTGAAAATGATGAAGTTGTTGGAATAATTACACAAACCGATATTTTAAGACTAATTGAAAAATTAGAATCTTAAATATCTTTTTTTTATTTTTTTTGGAGGGGTTCTTATTTCTTTAATCTCATTTTTAGGACCTGAAGGAACATTCACTCATGAGGCAGCAAGCAACTTTGGTGATGAATTAATTCCGTTTTGTACTATTCCTGCAGTAATGGAAAGTGTGCATTCTGATGAATGCTCATATGGTGTTGTACCTATAGAAAATTCTATTGAAGGGCCTGTTGGAATTACTTTAGATCAATTAGCCCATAAATATGATTTAAAAATATTTAATGAGATTGTCATTCCAATCAATCAGAATCTGGTGGTCAATCCAGGTACTAAAATGGAAGATATTGAAGATGTGTACTCTCATGCTCAAGCCATAGCGCAATGTCAAGAATATATTAGAAATCATAAGATTCAACCTCATTATGAGGTTAGCACTGCAAGGGCTGCCAAAAGCATTGTTGGTGATAAATCTAAAGCGGCAATCAGCAATGCAAAGGTTGTGGAATTATATGGTTTGGAAATTTTGGAATCCAATATTCAGGACATGGACAATAATGAAACCCGATTTGTAGTTCTTTCAAAAGAATATCATGAAATGACTGGAAAAGACAAAACTTCAATCATTTTTTCAATTTATGAAGATCGCCCTGGTGGTCTGTATAATATTTTAGGCATTTTTCAAAAGAACAATATTAATCTAACTAAAATCGAATCAAGACCATCTAAAGAAGGTTTGGGCAAATATTTATTTTTTGTGGACTTTAATGGTCATATTGATGATGTTTTGGTTCAGGATATTTTAAATGAAATCAAAGAAAATACTTATTTTTTCAAAGTTTTAGGTTCTTACCCTGAATTTTAGGTAAACTTATAAATTAATATGGATATATATTATAATGTTATAATGTTCGAGGAGGGTAGGAATGTCAGATGATAGAGATAGACTTCTTAATATTATGAGCAGTTTGGAAAATGATTATAGATCTGGTAAAATCTCTGCTGAGAAATATAGTTATTTTCGTTCTAAATATGAAGATAAATTAAATTCTATTGATGCTCAAGCAGCTACAAGAAGAATTAGATCTATGCAGGGAAAATCTGCTGATAATTCAAAAAATAAAAAAAGAAGTAGAAAACCTACCAATAATAAAAAGAAAGAAGAGCAGGATTTAGTTCAAAAATATATTATTAATCCCAAAAAAGGCGATGCAAAGTATAATCGTAGAGAAAAATCTTCTATGGATAGTGGAACTTTTAAATTATTGTTATTGTTAATATTGGTTGTAGGTTTCACTGCAGGTGTTGCTTACGGTGTTTTTAATTTTGATTTTGATTCAGTATCTCAAGCTAATGCAACTGGTGTTGTTAAAGATACAGCATTCCTCGAAATAAATAAAACAACTCCAACAACTCAGTCAACTTCCTATTCTAACTACAGTTCTTCTAATTCAGGTTCTGGTTATTCATCATCTAGTTCTGTTGAAACTACTTCGGATTCGTCTTCAAGTAGTTATTCCAGTTCTGATTCTGGTGCTTATTCGCCAAGTAGTTCAAGTGATAGTTCCAGTAGTTCACAGTCTGGTAGTAGTTATGACAGTGGTTCACAGTCTAGTAGTTCTTCAAGTTCCCAATCTGGAGGTAGTGGGAATTAATTCTCAGTAAGGTGATAGTATGGATGGTAGATTAATTAAGGGAAGTATTATGATTCTTTTATTGATGTTAGTTTTCGTATCAGCTGCTTGTGTTAGTGCAGAATCCAATGATACAACTGTTTTAACATTATCTAAATCAGGAATTACTATAAATTATCCTTCTAATTGGGGTTATTCTGATGCTCTTTCATCATATTCAATTATGGCTATTTCAAAAGCAGATTCTGTTGATTCATTTGGTGTAGGTCAAGTTAATATTAACATTGAAAAGAAACCGGTTGAAGGGGATTTCGCTACATTTGTAAATAGTACTTATGAACCTATGAAATACAACAACGATTATGATCTGGTGTCATCAGGTTCCACAACTATTGCAGGCAATGATGCTTTGGAATACATTTACACTTCTAATGAGAACGGCGTTCAAAAACAACATAAGGCTGTTTGGTTTGAAAAAGGTGGACAAGCTTATGTTTTACTTTATAGTGCTCCTTTAGATAAATTCGAATCAAATTTATATGTATTTGATTATATCGTATCTGATATTCGAATTACATAATTTCTTTTTTTAGGGTGTTTTTATGATTATATTGTGTGTTACTGGTAGTATTGCAGCTACCGAGTCTATTAAATTAGCCAGGGAATTTAGAAGGAATGATGTGGATGTTAAATGTTTTATGAGTGATGCCGCTTGTGAAATTATTCATCCTAATGCAATGGAATTTGCAACCGGCAATAGTGTTGTAACTAAATTAACCGGAAGTATAGAACATGTCAAATATTCTCAAGAGGATTTAATTTTGGTTGCACCGGCTACTGCTAATACTATTTCCAAATTTGCCCATAAGATTGCTGACAATCCAATTTCAACTTTATTAATTACTGCCCAGGGTCATGACACTCCCATTATTTTTGTTCCGTCAATGCATGATTCAATGTATAGGTCCATTAAAGAAAATATCGATAAAATTAAAGATGAAGGGTCAGCTATTTTCATTAAACCTAGGATGGATGAAGGAAAGGCAAAATTTCCATCAAAAGAAGATATTGTTCTTGAATCATTAAGGACTATAAATTTAAATAAAAAGGATTGATATCATCAAAGGAAAGAATATTTTAATAAGTATGGGTGGTACATATGAGCCCATTGATTCTGTTAGAGGCATTACCAATAAATCTTCTGGAAAAATGGGTTTGGAACTGGCTAAACAGGCGTATATTCGTGGGACTAATTTGACTTTGGTTGTAGCTAATGTTTCTGTCAGCATCCCTTCTGTTTTTGATGTTATAAATGTTGAAACAGGCGAAGAGATGATGGATGTAATTTTAGATTTGATTCCTGATTTTGACATTTTTATTTCTACAGCTGCGGTTTCTGATTTTAAATTTAAAAAACGTTCTGATAAAAAAATAGATTCAACTAAATCATTATCTATTGATTTGAAACCAACAACTAAAATAATACGTCAGATTAAAAAAATCAATCCTGATATTTTTTTGGTTGGCTTTAAGGCTGAATTTAACATATCTCGTGATGAGATGATTAAATGTGCAAGAAAACAGATTTCTGATGCAGGAACTGATTTGGTAATAGCTAATGATATCTCTTCTGATGATTGCCATTTCGGATCTGATAAAAATGAAGTCCTGCTTGTTGATGATGAGGTTGTATCTGTTCCTCTAGCTTCAAAAAAGCAGATTGCAAAAATCATTTTTGATGAGATTTCTAAAAGATTATAGTTACATGTACGTGTATCTGTAAATAATATTATTTTTTTGATTGTATTTTTATATTTTTAAAATATTGATTAATTATTTTGATATGGTTTTTTGTAAACTATAATTTATTTAATCGTAATTTTAATATTTTTGCCATTATGTTTGGGGTTGGTTTTCGAAAATCACTTGAAAATTATTTTATTTCAAATTTCTTTTTTTCATGTTTGAAGTGCAAATCTATGTTGTTTTTGCAATGTTTTTTTCGTAGTTAAGGTAATATTAATTTTAATTTGAAAAGTTATTTGATTTAATTTTTTGATTAAAAATATAATTTTCTAAGCAAATTAGGGCATAGGTAAGTAATACTTTTTTAAATAAAATAAGCAAATTAATCTTTGAAAAAAAATTTTTTAAAAATAAGTATTTCAATAAAATAAGTTCATGCCTTTAGGCGTTAGTTAAATGGAGTGATTAATAGAGTGAATCAACCTAAAGGACGTTTCAATGAACTTTTATTTTATTTGCATTAGCATTTATTATATTTAATTTTATAGTATAAAAAGCTATCTGGGTAATACTTTTTGGTGATTTTTGTAGTATTTTTTTACTTTTCTCAGAGCTATTTTTTAGTGGATTATCACTCAAAAAGTGGGTGATTTTTTCAAAGATTTTTCTTGCATTGACAATGCATTATTGTCTTTTTTGTGGTGGTGTTGTTTTAAGTTTTGGTTATTTTTAAATAATTTATCTTAATATTTCTTTTTATATTGGGTGGATTTTGATTTGGGATTTAATGTGGTTTGGGTTTTGAATAGTTGTGTTGTTGCATCACTGATTATTTGTTATAGTTGATAAAATTTTTGAATGTTTTTCATCATCCAATTTTTAAGGTGTTGATATTAATTGAAGTATC
Proteins encoded in this window:
- a CDS encoding 7-carboxy-7-deazaguanine synthase QueE, with amino-acid sequence MKAPIIEIFSSFQGEGLLIGERQIFVRFAGCNLNCNYCDTNDSKSEKSGRLMTPQSVTDEINKLLTPDCRSISFTGGEPSLYPDFINEVSKLTDLKIMLETNGTLPDNIDSIEKLDMVSLDIKLPEHFDGDFDDEIFFNEIKSLNLLMAKSKNVYCKVVILPSTKIKSFKEVIKKLSDNISSKSDLQIIIQPSSPLNEWKDLNFKLFEFSEIVGQYFEVSTIPQIHKILDIE
- a CDS encoding CBS domain-containing protein; this encodes MKDKTSINRKSNTGAIERETKVHDKEGDIMAIASRDVISIPPSKSIKDTAKVMMEHEFRRLPITDPGSGKVLGIVTVMDILDFFGGGSKFNIIEKKYEDNFLAAINEPVREIMTRDVVSLSKKASIGETIETMLSNQLGAIPLVDGDDKLVGIVTERDIALSLAGVASRETAQDYMSTKVFTTTPGTPLESACKIMVRNGLRRIPVVGGEADISKAAKKLLGIITSTDIIRFLNAKELFDNLNSNLATDVLETVISEIMVTEPITIEPNMTIGELCELFAEKNIGGVPVVKDDKVMGIITERDILRAVKRY
- a CDS encoding phosphopantothenoylcysteine decarboxylase, with the protein product MGGTYEPIDSVRGITNKSSGKMGLELAKQAYIRGTNLTLVVANVSVSIPSVFDVINVETGEEMMDVILDLIPDFDIFISTAAVSDFKFKKRSDKKIDSTKSLSIDLKPTTKIIRQIKKINPDIFLVGFKAEFNISRDEMIKCARKQISDAGTDLVIANDISSDDCHFGSDKNEVLLVDDEVVSVPLASKKQIAKIIFDEISKRL
- a CDS encoding endoglucanase translates to MSDDRDRLLNIMSSLENDYRSGKISAEKYSYFRSKYEDKLNSIDAQAATRRIRSMQGKSADNSKNKKRSRKPTNNKKKEEQDLVQKYIINPKKGDAKYNRREKSSMDSGTFKLLLLLILVVGFTAGVAYGVFNFDFDSVSQANATGVVKDTAFLEINKTTPTTQSTSYSNYSSSNSGSGYSSSSSVETTSDSSSSSYSSSDSGAYSPSSSSDSSSSSQSGSSYDSGSQSSSSSSSQSGGSGN
- a CDS encoding CBS domain-containing protein, translated to MQIKNLMSEDIITIDKDQNLSDALKLLRKHNVSRLPVTNNKQLVGIISERDIANKLGSSKYESMPASRLHISSVMVKDVITVPQTMQLDEVARIMLDKGIGSVPVTDEDKMVGIVSKADFVTLAVGIAFDKITVKEIMSKELTVVSPTERIVHARRQMLETNVGRLPVVDDDALVGMITSKDLMRAFIDFRKKVPEKYQKSQIKELLVEDIMSINPTFVSKDMSITEVSNIIMETGFNGLPVVENDEVVGIITQTDILRLIEKLES
- a CDS encoding DUF366 family protein, with amino-acid sequence MDITHKHIDEIFEYDGSQINPSWAFQEFGIYGSSIVTWIGPVNITPDNLKDFADVGLEIKSNYMVNFICEFFDQQPPNMRVAYLRQRLLVMIFREILTEYGIQTKREGDDIFVDGGKLSISIASISLSSAKIHFALNLEDKGTPSDVETIGLYDIKVNGEQVFNQNNLLDLINKTVKNFINELKTIENDISKTKVLG
- a CDS encoding 6-carboxytetrahydropterin synthase, giving the protein MKILINGIQSNLRFSSAHVIPGHESCGFIHGHSYFVDIEIEGERAGKFEFVVDFKDVKDYTKAICDELDHRLLIPVYNDLIEFKEFDKNKDSIFDLKEQNSVRFKIDGKGYSVPAVDCVFLPLPYTSAEELSKFFAETLAKKLSETYDNLEYVSVCVNEGIGQGAMYRKDL
- a CDS encoding PsbP-related protein; translation: MDGRLIKGSIMILLLMLVFVSAACVSAESNDTTVLTLSKSGITINYPSNWGYSDALSSYSIMAISKADSVDSFGVGQVNINIEKKPVEGDFATFVNSTYEPMKYNNDYDLVSSGSTTIAGNDALEYIYTSNENGVQKQHKAVWFEKGGQAYVLLYSAPLDKFESNLYVFDYIVSDIRIT
- the pheA gene encoding prephenate dehydratase; this encodes MSLISFLGPEGTFTHEAASNFGDELIPFCTIPAVMESVHSDECSYGVVPIENSIEGPVGITLDQLAHKYDLKIFNEIVIPINQNLVVNPGTKMEDIEDVYSHAQAIAQCQEYIRNHKIQPHYEVSTARAAKSIVGDKSKAAISNAKVVELYGLEILESNIQDMDNNETRFVVLSKEYHEMTGKDKTSIIFSIYEDRPGGLYNILGIFQKNNINLTKIESRPSKEGLGKYLFFVDFNGHIDDVLVQDILNEIKENTYFFKVLGSYPEF
- a CDS encoding flavoprotein, yielding MIILCVTGSIAATESIKLAREFRRNDVDVKCFMSDAACEIIHPNAMEFATGNSVVTKLTGSIEHVKYSQEDLILVAPATANTISKFAHKIADNPISTLLITAQGHDTPIIFVPSMHDSMYRSIKENIDKIKDEGSAIFIKPRMDEGKAKFPSKEDIVLESLRTINLNKKD